Proteins encoded by one window of Enterococcus saccharolyticus subsp. saccharolyticus:
- a CDS encoding permease prefix domain 1-containing protein codes for MKIIKDYLDSLFLTVPITPETKKAKEDLLAIMEDHYHELIAEGKSEHEAIGAVISEFGSIDEILAELELEQAEEDEDYPEVDAVSLDEAIDFWAVTRKFAFELSLGILLLALSMSAMMFIGFSELFAFLGILGFSVLAAVGIGFIISGSMKYVREKRKLDDRPLARDVYKEAFFQLENYDKSFRMGLALGIGLCILAIPMSIFFTSIIYAVTLGISAFFATGGVGVFLIVYTSIVRNGFKKMTNGQYFVSDEDHPGPRAMKHSYGSAAPLIITLRKFYWPLVFIFYLFWSNLTGWANSWIIFVIAGIFYSLVSETLKKRK; via the coding sequence ATGAAAATTATTAAGGACTATTTAGATAGCTTATTTTTAACCGTACCAATTACACCAGAAACGAAAAAAGCCAAAGAAGATTTGTTGGCGATTATGGAGGATCATTATCACGAGTTGATTGCAGAAGGCAAAAGTGAACATGAAGCGATTGGTGCTGTTATTAGTGAATTTGGTTCGATTGATGAAATCCTAGCTGAACTTGAGTTAGAACAAGCAGAAGAGGATGAAGATTATCCGGAAGTTGATGCAGTATCCTTAGATGAAGCCATTGATTTTTGGGCAGTCACTAGAAAATTTGCATTTGAATTATCATTAGGTATTTTACTCCTTGCTTTATCAATGTCGGCTATGATGTTTATCGGTTTTTCTGAGTTATTTGCCTTTTTAGGAATCCTTGGATTTAGTGTTTTGGCTGCGGTAGGTATTGGTTTTATTATTTCTGGTTCGATGAAATATGTTCGAGAAAAACGAAAATTAGACGATCGCCCGTTAGCTAGAGACGTTTACAAAGAAGCTTTTTTCCAACTAGAAAATTATGATAAAAGTTTTCGAATGGGCTTAGCTTTAGGGATTGGTTTATGTATTTTGGCAATTCCAATGAGTATCTTTTTTACAAGTATCATTTATGCTGTTACATTAGGTATTAGTGCTTTTTTTGCAACAGGAGGAGTGGGTGTTTTCTTAATTGTTTATACTAGTATTGTTCGAAATGGTTTTAAGAAGATGACGAATGGACAATATTTTGTATCAGACGAAGATCATCCTGGTCCACGAGCGATGAAACATTCCTACGGTTCAGCGGCACCATTGATTATTACGCTTAGAAAATTTTATTGGCCATTGGTTTTTATTTTCTATCTTTTTTGGTCAAATCTTACAGGATGGGCAAACAGCTGGATTATCTTTGTTATCGCAGGAATTTTTTACAGTCTAGTCAGTGAAACTCTCAAGAAACGTAAATAA